The stretch of DNA TTCAGGCGAGCAAGACGGTGGCTGGTCCACCGAAAGGCGGATGCGCCAGTTGGTGGTTGTTCCGCCGCCCACCCCGTTTCCTGTTTCATTCCGCCCTCGTACCCGGTGCCGCCATTCTCCTTTGGAATGCCAGCCTTCCAGGCTTCTCGCCACTGTACTTTGCGGGCATCTTGTTGTCGGGCCTGGGCGCGATCGTCTGGGCGATCCGGTTGGTCGGGCGCGTCGTGTCATCGCGCAAGGAATGCGCGAAGCAGGGTCTTCGCGGGTATGCATGGTTCGCGGTCGCGCCCGTCGCGGGGCTCCTTGTGCTGGCCCTTAACTACTCCAACGTTCCGCTCAGGGTTCGATGGACGATTGCGAAGGGAGATTTCGTGTCCGTTCTCAGGTCGGCGCCCCCTCCGACTTCGCGGACTGAATGGGAGGACTTCGTTGCGCCGGCGCGAATTGGAACGTACAAGATTCCGAAGGCAGTCCGGGTGGGGGATGGAGTGATCTTCTTCGAGTCGACCGGAAACCTGTTCGATGACGCGGGATTTGCCTACTTGCCGACAGGGCCGTTTCCGGAGATTGACACCGGCTGGTTCGAGAACCCGCAGTACTTCGCTCTCGGGGGCGGTTGGTATGCGTGGACAGCAAGCTGGTAAGAGGCAAACGCGGTTCAACTCGCGGCTACAACGGACCGTTCGCCCGCTGCGCGGGCGTCCGGCCGCTGAGCCGCCAAGTCGTTAGGCGTCTTGGCGGTGCGCAATCCAAAGCAAGAAGTCGCCCTCCGCCGGATCATTGTGTCTGCCGAATCGAACGCGGCGATTATTGGCCTCTTCCTGTTCGGGTCCTGGCGAACTCCCGCGGCCGATAGTTGGAGCGATCTCGATTTGCTGGCGGTGTTGTCGACGGATCCAAGCGCCGACGAAAGGGCGCTTGATTGGTTACCTGATCTTGGCCGTCGGTTCGTCCTCCAGCAAGAGCGAGATGACCGCGGCGTTCTTAGCCGAGCGGTCTATGAGGACGGTCTATGGCTCGATGTCCTCAGCGTGTCACTGGAGTCCATCCATCGGATCAAGGAATGGCGAGGCGTCCCGTTCCATCGTCCCCCTGCGGCGCTGATCGCTTGTTCCGATGAACTCCGGAAACTTGTTGAGACTGCGAAGCCAACCGAACCGAATCACTCGGTCGATCAGATCAGAGAGGCGATTGAGCGGGCAAAGTTCCTCGCTGTTCAAGCCCTGAAAAGCCACGTCCGCGGCAAGGCTCTGGTCGCTCGTCACCTTTCACTGGAACTTTGGCAGGAGTACCTGGTCGTACTCATGGTCGCTCGTGAACTCGACGGCGGATTCACGGAGCCCTCTTCGGCGGTGATGGAACTGGCGCCGCCGCTACCCGACAGCGTGCTGTCAGCGGTCAGGGCCTGCGATGAGGTAGCAAGTGACATACTGCCTGGATACTTGGCGATGGCGCCGGTGATTGAAGGACTTCGGGATGCAGCGAACGCCTAACTCGCGGCTACAACGGACCGCCCGCCCGCTTCGCGCGGCCGCGGACCGCTGAGCCGCCAAGACGTTGAACGGACTGAGGTAGACATGGGTTCCGGATCTGTGACTTACGGGCGTACGAGACGATTGCCCGCTGTTCTCAGAGCCGCTGTTGGCGCTGTGGCGGGCGTTCTTCTCATCTCGCAAGGGGGTCAGATCTTCGCCGCGCCGGTCACCGTCCCCGCGCTGTGCTGGTCCATCGCGTCAGCGCACACCCGAAGCGCTCGGATCCTGTTGTCCGTCGTTCTCGCACTCACTTTGGCGGTGCTTGGATGGTTCCTCGTATATCTGCTCGTCAAGGAACGGCAGCCTTGGATCGTCCTGGGACCCGCCGTGGCGCTCGCGGCCGGAATAGGCTTGTCGTTGCGCCTATCGGCGCGGTTCCCTCGGCCCATGTCGAATCCGGCACAATGATGGACAGCAGGTGCCGTTCAACTTGCGACTGGAGCAGACCGTCCGCCGCTTCGCGGCGTCCGGCTGCTCAGCCGCAGGATCGTTCTACGGACCGAGAGTCGTGACTTGACGCTGGAGGACTTCATCGAGTTCCGGCGCCGCGGCATCGCCAGCCGTATCCTCGACCACGCGGAGGAGGTGGCGGCGTCGCGTTCCTCGATCGTGGGGATCGGCGTCGGACTCCATCCCGGCTACAACGCGGCACAACGTCTGTACGTGAAGAGGGGATACGTACCGGACGGGCTCGGAGTCACCTACGACGACCGTTACGTGAAGGAAGGCGAGCAGGTCCACATGGACGACAAGCTTGTTCTCCACTTCCTGTGAACGGAGCTCGGCTCAGAACGTGATCGCCGCAGCCGCCGCAAGGCTCTTGCGACCGGC from Actinomycetota bacterium encodes:
- a CDS encoding GNAT family N-acetyltransferase — protein: MTLEDFIEFRRRGIASRILDHAEEVAASRSSIVGIGVGLHPGYNAAQRLYVKRGYVPDGLGVTYDDRYVKEGEQVHMDDKLVLHFL